A stretch of Ipomoea triloba cultivar NCNSP0323 chromosome 11, ASM357664v1 DNA encodes these proteins:
- the LOC115995923 gene encoding DCN1-like protein 5 → MGRGKSKRAASQKRSASSSPPSSPDTVSSEEDMELERIDKLFYTYANDSSGLIEPEGIENLCSHLGVAHTDIKMLMLAWKMQAGRQGYFTLEEWRNGAKELKADTVENIKKAFGQLEEELESPSNFVDFYAYAFQYCLTEDNQKCVETEIVCVLLDLVLGPRFQPQVAALIEYIQVQKDYKVITMDQWLGFHRFLSEISFPDFSNYDEELAWPLILDDFVDWMREKH, encoded by the exons ATGGGTCGTGGTAAGTCCAAACGCGCTGCATCCCAGAAACGCTCCGCCTCTTCTTCCCCTCCATCGTCGCCGGATACCGTTAGCTCCG AAGAAGATATGGAGTTAGAACGAATTGATAAACTGTTCTATACATATGCTAATGATTCATCTGGGTTGATTGA GCCTGAAGGAATTGAAAATCTCTGCTCACATCTGGGAGTTGCCCATACTGACATCAAAATGCTAATGCTTGCATG GAAAATGCAAGCTGGAAGACAAGGCTATTTTACTCTG GAGGAATGGCGAAATGGGGCTAAAGAGCTAAAGGCTGATACAGTAGAGAATATAAAGAAGGCATTTGGACAGCTTGAGGAAGAG CTGGAAAGTCCATCAAACTTTGTAGACTTCTATGCCTATGCATTTCAGTATTGCTTAACAG AGGATAATCAGAAGTGCGTCGAGACTGAAATCGTTTGTGTACTTCTGGATCTCGTGTTAGGCCCCCGATTTCAACCACAAGTTGCAGCACTTATTGAGTATATACAG GTTCAAAAAGATTACAAGGTTATAACCATGGATCAGTGGCTAGGATTTCACAGGTTTCTCAGTGAG ATTAGCTTCCCAGATTTCAGCAATTATGATGAAGAGCTTGCTTGGCCGTTGATCTTGGACGATTTTGTTGACTGGATGAGAGAAAAGCATTAA
- the LOC115997643 gene encoding mitochondrial outer membrane protein porin of 36 kDa-like: MSKHPGTYHDIGKKARDVLYKDYIQQPDCYNYRWLDWSFRLVCKVKILHGLSTIFRYGLPYQRSNRVEVQYLQNYFGVTTGISLARSPSLNFSGSLGNGNFCVGTDLSFDTAAAKLAKYDASLSFNTALLSASLALKDKFDTLKASCDRTVNPDTNTVVAAEVVHRFFSNQTTLTFGVQHSLLPSQLMKARVATDGGVAAMIQYQLFSALCLTIAGETNLKHINNSPKLGMSLTLRH, from the exons atGAGCAAGCATCCGGGTACCTACCATGATATAGGCAAAAAAGCCAGAg ATGTACTATACAAAGATTACATACAACAGCCAGATTGCTACAATTACAGATGGCTTGATTGGAGTTTCCGCCTTGTCTGTAAAG TTAAGATTTTGCATGGACTTAGTACAATCTTCAGATATGGGCTACCTTATCAAAGATCCAACAGG GTGGAAGTGCAATACCTGCAGAATTATTTTGGAGTGACGACGGGGATCAGTTTGGCGAGGAGCCCATCGCTGAACTTCTCTGGTTCTTTGGGAAATGGCAACTTCTGCGTCGGTACTGATCTCTCTTTCGATACAGCAGCTGCGAAGCTGGCGAAATATGATGCCAGTTTGAGCTTCAACACTGCTCTTCTCAGTGCTTCATTAGCCCT GAAGGACAAGTTTGATACATTGAAGGCTTCCTGCGACCGGACAGTGAATCCAGACACAAACACAGTTGTTGCAGCAGAGGTGGTCCATAGATTCTTCAGCAACCAGACAACTCTGACGTTTGGTGTGCAGCATTCCTTGCTCCCCTCTCAACTCATGAAAGCTCGAGTGGCTACAGATGGCGGCGTTGCAGCCATGATCCAGTACCAGCTTTTCTCGGCGCTGTGCCTAACCATTGCAGGAGAGACCAATCTTAAGCATATCAACAACTCACCTAAACTGGGAATGTCTTTAACTCTCAGACATTGA